The Aerosakkonema funiforme FACHB-1375 genome contains a region encoding:
- a CDS encoding XisI protein, whose protein sequence is MDTVEEYRNIIERILEAHHRIPYSHGELESKFIIDRERNNFVIMVSGWDGKRRVHGCVVHVEIVNGKIWIQRDGIETGITDELVAAGVPKDKIVLAFHAPNVRQYTGYAIA, encoded by the coding sequence ATGGATACAGTAGAAGAGTATCGCAATATCATAGAACGCATTTTAGAAGCACATCATCGGATTCCTTACAGTCATGGGGAACTTGAAAGTAAATTCATTATCGATCGCGAACGGAACAATTTTGTCATTATGGTGTCAGGTTGGGACGGTAAACGCAGAGTTCACGGTTGTGTCGTTCACGTTGAAATCGTTAACGGCAAAATTTGGATTCAAAGAGACGGAATTGAAACTGGCATTACCGATGAACTGGTTGCCGCAGGCGTTCCAAAAGATAAAATTGTTTTGGCTTTTCATGCTCCCAATGTCCGGCAGTATACTGGATATGCGATAGCTTAA
- a CDS encoding CIA30 family protein, translating into MTEQNNRSQWDFSRFVETLTYFEVIPFLNCIQRLLQGRTKDNNIRPDGDKKVGTILVAGATGGVGKRVVRRLIDRGYRVRALVRDSQRAKQMLPDKVELCEGDITIPETLTPALMSEVSAIVCCTGVRVQPVEGDTPDRAKYYQGIKFYMPEVVDSPEIVDYQGIKNLVEIAAKYLPKSDEKIIFDFSQATDDLKNIWGAVDDVVMGGVSQSGIQLVDNTALFAGNVSTANSGGFASVRTRNFDIPLDLSGYEGIELRVKGDGKRYKFFIRTETQWDGVAYSYSFDTVANTWISVRVPFADLIPVFRAKTLSNSEKINASKVRSFQLMLSKFEYDGALNPNFTPGGFALQVGSIAAYGNYRPQFIAISSAGVTRPGRPGLNLEAEPPAVRMNDQLGGILTWKLRGEDVIRASGIPYTIIRPCALTEEPGGKPLIFEQGDNIRGKVSREDIAELCLQALAQPKACNVTFEVKEAENNNGSQNWETLFSSLQPAAVVKR; encoded by the coding sequence ATGACAGAACAAAACAATCGCTCCCAATGGGATTTCAGCAGATTTGTGGAAACTCTCACTTATTTCGAGGTTATCCCTTTCCTCAACTGCATACAACGGTTGCTGCAAGGTCGCACCAAGGATAATAATATCAGACCTGATGGAGATAAAAAAGTGGGAACGATATTGGTAGCGGGTGCAACTGGCGGTGTGGGTAAGCGCGTGGTGCGACGACTGATCGATCGCGGTTATCGAGTACGCGCCTTAGTTCGAGATTCCCAAAGAGCAAAACAAATGCTTCCAGACAAAGTGGAATTGTGCGAGGGCGATATTACTATACCAGAAACTCTGACGCCTGCATTGATGAGCGAAGTGAGTGCGATCGTCTGCTGTACCGGAGTGCGCGTGCAACCGGTGGAAGGAGATACACCGGATCGCGCCAAATATTACCAAGGTATCAAATTTTATATGCCAGAAGTAGTAGACAGTCCGGAAATTGTGGACTATCAAGGCATCAAAAATTTGGTAGAAATAGCTGCCAAATATCTCCCTAAATCCGATGAAAAAATCATCTTCGATTTCAGCCAAGCAACCGATGACTTAAAAAACATTTGGGGTGCTGTCGATGATGTCGTCATGGGTGGCGTCAGTCAAAGCGGTATTCAATTAGTAGATAACACCGCATTATTTGCCGGCAATGTATCGACTGCCAATTCCGGCGGTTTTGCTTCCGTCCGTACCCGCAATTTTGACATTCCCTTAGATTTATCTGGATACGAAGGTATCGAATTGCGCGTCAAAGGAGACGGAAAGCGATACAAATTCTTCATTCGCACAGAAACTCAATGGGATGGTGTCGCCTACAGCTATTCTTTCGACACGGTAGCAAACACCTGGATAAGTGTGCGCGTACCTTTCGCCGATTTAATTCCGGTTTTTCGCGCCAAAACTTTGTCAAACTCCGAAAAAATCAATGCTAGCAAAGTGCGATCGTTCCAGTTGATGCTGAGCAAATTTGAATACGACGGAGCGCTCAACCCCAACTTTACACCGGGCGGCTTTGCTTTGCAAGTCGGATCGATCGCAGCTTATGGTAACTACCGTCCGCAATTCATCGCCATTAGTTCCGCTGGCGTCACTCGTCCCGGTCGTCCGGGATTAAACTTAGAAGCAGAACCGCCAGCAGTGAGAATGAATGACCAATTAGGCGGAATTCTGACTTGGAAATTGCGCGGCGAAGATGTTATCAGAGCCAGCGGTATTCCTTATACTATTATCAGACCTTGTGCGCTAACAGAAGAACCGGGTGGCAAACCGTTAATTTTCGAGCAAGGTGACAACATTCGCGGCAAAGTCAGCCGGGAAGATATCGCCGAATTGTGCCTACAAGCGCTAGCACAACCCAAAGCGTGCAATGTCACTTTTGAAGTCAAAGAAGCAGAAAATAACAACGGCAGTCAAAATTGGGAAACTCTTTTCAGCAGCTTGCAACCTGCTGCTGTAGTTAAACGCTGA
- a CDS encoding type II toxin-antitoxin system PemK/MazF family toxin translates to MRGDLYLADLNPSRGSEQAGIRPVIIVQRDILERFTTTIVVVPLTTNLRRARIPGTIVIPAGEGGLTEESVALCYQIVVIDKQRLIQKLGTISANYLLRLKEALEYTLQIDDYDDENSEPAN, encoded by the coding sequence ATGCGAGGAGATCTTTATTTAGCAGATCTCAATCCGAGTCGAGGGTCAGAACAAGCTGGTATCCGACCAGTTATTATTGTTCAGAGAGATATATTAGAGCGCTTCACTACAACCATAGTTGTTGTTCCTTTAACCACTAATCTGCGACGTGCTAGAATACCAGGTACAATTGTTATACCTGCTGGAGAAGGGGGTTTAACGGAAGAATCTGTCGCGCTTTGTTATCAAATTGTTGTTATCGATAAGCAGCGATTGATACAAAAGTTAGGAACTATTTCTGCAAATTACTTATTGAGGCTAAAGGAAGCGCTGGAATATACCTTACAAATTGATGACTATGATGATGAGAATTCAGAGCCAGCAAATTAA
- a CDS encoding methyl-accepting chemotaxis protein, producing MLNKISNRILLGYSTPLIFMIGVGFIVYLTTQRFAETQRAIQQEYRRIRLEEELTYGVARMARNVRGYAVFFDDSETRDSYKESYNSGYKEFRDRSEDLIKIVTDPIQKKAISVLIEEAENHHQKSLEVLRLFDEKKVADGAEMLKSIRFANYDEARNEFLNRSDYLLNQKNQALEQAQQILLLTLLVSILLSIIGTIITAAAITLPLKQQLPIAIGATEKIAQGDLTQNLDAAEDRTEIGQLLKAFGSMTEKLNSLLRQVQQSGIQVTSSVTSIFVSNKKLEATVTAQAATTNQVAATAKQIAATSSQLVKIISQVENKSQTTASAAVESRKDLMHMETSMVKLAGDTDIVSEKLGAIGAKANNINNIITTITKVADRTNLLSLNAAMEAEKAGHYGKGFAVVAKEIARLADQTAVATLDIENMVKEMQGAVSIGVTEMDKFTQKVKQMVEVVHNISPKLESIIEEVQSLSPSFQQVSNRIETQLQEASQISDSMLQLSEGSSQIVDLLRGINGAMEELDNAAKGLRLEISRFKVAGD from the coding sequence ATGTTGAATAAAATTTCCAACCGCATTCTACTTGGATATTCGACACCCCTGATCTTCATGATTGGTGTTGGCTTCATTGTGTATTTAACTACTCAAAGATTTGCCGAGACACAGAGGGCTATTCAGCAGGAGTACAGAAGGATTCGACTGGAGGAGGAATTAACTTATGGAGTGGCAAGGATGGCGCGGAATGTTCGCGGTTACGCTGTTTTTTTTGATGACAGCGAGACGCGAGATTCTTACAAAGAAAGCTACAATTCTGGATATAAAGAATTTCGAGACAGAAGTGAAGATTTGATAAAAATTGTCACAGATCCTATCCAGAAAAAAGCTATTTCAGTGTTAATTGAGGAAGCAGAAAATCACCATCAAAAATCCCTAGAAGTTTTGCGGTTGTTTGATGAAAAAAAAGTAGCCGACGGCGCTGAGATGCTGAAGTCGATACGCTTCGCCAACTATGACGAAGCACGCAATGAATTCCTCAACAGGTCGGATTATTTGCTCAACCAAAAGAACCAAGCGCTCGAACAAGCCCAACAAATCCTGTTATTAACTCTTTTAGTGAGTATTTTGTTATCCATTATAGGTACTATCATTACGGCTGCGGCGATTACCTTACCATTAAAACAACAGTTGCCGATCGCCATCGGCGCTACCGAAAAAATTGCACAAGGAGATCTCACTCAGAATCTGGACGCAGCAGAAGATAGAACCGAGATAGGTCAACTGCTGAAAGCCTTTGGGAGCATGACTGAAAAGCTCAATTCCTTGCTCCGCCAAGTACAGCAATCTGGGATTCAAGTCACCTCTTCTGTTACTTCTATTTTTGTCTCCAACAAGAAATTGGAGGCAACGGTAACAGCACAGGCTGCCACTACAAATCAGGTGGCTGCAACAGCCAAGCAGATTGCCGCCACTTCCTCTCAACTGGTGAAGATAATCAGTCAAGTGGAGAACAAATCACAAACAACGGCTAGCGCGGCGGTTGAAAGTCGAAAAGACTTGATGCACATGGAAACAAGTATGGTAAAATTGGCAGGCGACACCGATATTGTTTCGGAAAAACTAGGTGCGATCGGTGCGAAAGCCAATAATATTAATAATATTATTACCACCATCACCAAGGTAGCCGATCGAACTAATTTACTTTCCCTAAACGCAGCGATGGAAGCAGAAAAAGCTGGCCATTATGGCAAAGGGTTTGCTGTGGTAGCCAAAGAAATCGCTCGCCTAGCCGACCAAACAGCAGTCGCCACCCTAGACATCGAGAATATGGTCAAAGAGATGCAAGGGGCGGTTTCTATCGGTGTGACGGAAATGGATAAGTTCACCCAAAAAGTCAAACAGATGGTTGAAGTTGTCCATAATATCAGCCCTAAATTAGAGTCGATTATTGAGGAGGTACAAAGCTTAAGCCCCAGCTTCCAACAGGTGAGTAATCGGATCGAAACTCAGTTACAAGAAGCATCGCAAATCAGCGATTCGATGCTGCAATTGAGTGAAGGTTCCTCGCAAATTGTCGATTTGCTGCGCGGAATTAACGGTGCGATGGAGGAATTGGATAATGCAGCGAAAGGTTTGCGCTTGGAAATCTCTCGTTTTAAAGTGGCTGGGGACTGA
- a CDS encoding VOC family protein: MNLIRFEHINLSCKDIDAAKNFYQTVFPNWYVRAEGVNDGSRWMHLGNNQFYLALNDTPNEERVHHIYENIGINHVGFVIDDGDAMKALLEKHGIEYYTMTALETKHRIYVTDPDGNEIELVEYNQDYQLK, translated from the coding sequence ATGAACCTGATTCGCTTTGAACACATAAATCTTTCCTGCAAAGATATCGACGCCGCGAAAAACTTCTATCAAACAGTTTTCCCCAATTGGTATGTTCGCGCCGAAGGTGTAAACGATGGCAGTCGCTGGATGCACTTAGGTAACAACCAGTTTTATTTAGCACTCAACGATACACCAAACGAAGAGCGAGTACATCACATTTACGAAAATATCGGTATAAATCATGTAGGATTTGTAATTGATGACGGCGACGCCATGAAAGCACTACTTGAGAAACATGGCATTGAATATTACACAATGACAGCGCTGGAGACAAAACACCGGATTTACGTCACCGATCCTGATGGAAATGAAATCGAATTAGTCGAGTACAATCAAGATTATCAATTAAAGTAA